A section of the Humulus lupulus chromosome 2, drHumLupu1.1, whole genome shotgun sequence genome encodes:
- the LOC133819039 gene encoding DNA repair protein XRCC4, with the protein MEAPRHSCLKLELKDADAIFVKGSWFDSRFELFLTDGHHAWIFRASEEEVRSRAAQWDQPLSEYVALAERYLGFQQPDSLYGFADAGDGHKRLSWSFEKEGTKLQWRWKCEPAPDSKKTTAEILDFLMDANIRLSEEVVIKTQSFERLKVEAEKSLAQSEKISKEKVEFESALYAKFLKVLNSKKEKLRDLRDQLTEQGAAVGKLPQEEEDEFTDTTKSFDDRSDDEKSEEESSKNITCTLKDAQTSRPRGRKRTMRN; encoded by the exons ATGGAGGCACCAAGACATAGCTGCTTGAAGCTTGAGCTCAAAGACGCCGATGCAATCTTCGTCAAAGGGTCCTGGTTCGATTCTCGATTCGAACTCTTCCTCACCGATGGCCATCACGCTTGGATTTTCCGCG CGTCGGAAGAGGAGGTGAGAAGCCGAGCGGCACAGTGGGACCAACCTTTATCGGAGTACGTGGCATTGGCCGAGCGATACTTGGGCTTTCAACAGCCCGATTCACTTTATGGCTTTGCTGATGCCGGAGATGGCCATAAAAGG TTGTCATGGTCTTTTGAGAAGGAAGGGACTAAGCTACAATGGCGGTGGAAATGTGAACCAGCCCCTGATAGTAAGAAAACTACAGCAGAGATATTGGACTTTCTTATGGATGCAAACATAAGACTAAGT GAGGAAGTTGTCATAAAAACTCAATCTTTTGAGAGATTGAAAGTGGAAGCTGAGAAGTCTTTGGCACAGAGTGAGAAGATTAGCAAGGAGAAAGTGGAGTTTGAATCTGCATTATATGCAAAG TTTCTCAAAGTCTTGAATTCGAAGAAAGAAAAACTCAGAGATTTGCGAGATCAGCTTACAGAACAGGGTGCTGCTGTTGGGAAATTGCCacaagaagaggaagatgaatTCACAGACACAACTAAAAGTTTCGATGATAGAAGTGATGATGAGAAAAGTGAGGAAGAATCTTCGAAGAACATCACATGCACTTTAAAGGATGCTCAGACAAGCAGGCCTCGTGGCCGAAAGAGGACCATGCGGAATTAG